The Phycisphaerales bacterium AB-hyl4 genome has a window encoding:
- a CDS encoding VWA domain-containing protein, producing MGFLSPITAMVAAALAVPALVALYFLKLRRRELAVPSTLLWRKAIQDMQVNAPFQKLRRNLLLLLQLLLLAALLVAMARPTLLTAAPPGQQVILIIDQSASMNATDGSPTRLDDAKAAALNIIDDLGSGTLTGGASEAMVIAFGERARVVQNTTTDLARLRAAVRSIQPTDQRSRLGPALQLVEPYAQRAAATDAEDVLVYVISDGRVHEEPGEPMSLPGAALVYVPMGTEAVDNVAVIAFSARRDFEQPERVQVFARLANYGAAALSPNVELRIDGRVHRAQRVELPPAGADGPGMRSVQFEFNLADEALVQVGHDHNDMLAGDDRASIVLAPPRRLRVLLVTEGNTFLERVVRSIGVRRMVAMTPNRYAAQDPERLRRGGWSDVGQSVGDEDGFDVIIFDAYAPEQRPAVNSLYFAAVPPIEDLALRAAREDERATQVVLDWQRDHPIMRHVVLDDVAMSRPGRLMLPMDADMLAMGEGGPVIATLRHEGVQHVVTAFDTLQTNWPLYVSFPVFISNVMQTLGLGSLADEAGVMYRAGEAAALPYAGDAATVSYTGPVPLSGRRSGREMVLSPFERVGVYRTTDSDVEPPFDRLAVNLLDARESDLRPAEQLQVGTRTATTQGRDATTRREVWPWFVWAALAFLMVEWLVYTRRMHI from the coding sequence ATGGGTTTTCTCTCTCCGATCACCGCGATGGTCGCCGCCGCACTTGCCGTGCCGGCGTTGGTGGCGTTGTACTTCCTTAAACTGCGCCGGCGCGAGCTGGCCGTGCCTTCGACGCTGCTGTGGCGGAAGGCCATCCAGGACATGCAGGTGAACGCGCCGTTTCAGAAGCTGCGGCGGAACCTGCTGCTGCTGTTGCAACTGCTGCTGCTCGCGGCGCTATTGGTGGCGATGGCCAGGCCCACCCTGCTCACCGCCGCCCCGCCGGGCCAGCAGGTGATTCTCATCATCGACCAGTCCGCTTCGATGAACGCGACTGACGGCTCGCCCACCCGCCTCGACGACGCGAAGGCCGCAGCGCTGAACATCATCGACGACCTCGGCTCGGGCACGCTCACCGGCGGCGCGAGCGAAGCGATGGTGATCGCCTTCGGCGAGCGCGCTCGCGTCGTGCAGAACACCACGACGGACCTCGCTCGCCTGCGGGCCGCGGTGCGCAGCATCCAGCCGACCGATCAGCGAAGTCGACTCGGGCCCGCGCTGCAACTGGTTGAGCCTTACGCGCAGCGGGCCGCCGCGACCGATGCGGAAGACGTGCTGGTGTATGTGATCAGCGACGGCCGAGTGCATGAAGAGCCGGGCGAGCCGATGTCGCTGCCGGGCGCGGCGTTGGTGTACGTGCCGATGGGGACGGAGGCGGTGGACAACGTGGCGGTGATCGCCTTTTCCGCGCGGCGGGACTTCGAACAGCCGGAGCGGGTGCAGGTGTTTGCAAGGCTGGCGAACTACGGCGCGGCAGCGCTGTCGCCGAATGTGGAGTTGCGCATCGACGGCCGAGTGCATCGTGCACAGCGGGTCGAGCTTCCGCCCGCCGGCGCGGATGGGCCGGGCATGCGATCGGTGCAGTTTGAGTTCAACCTCGCGGACGAAGCACTGGTGCAGGTGGGTCACGATCACAACGACATGCTCGCCGGGGACGACCGGGCAAGCATCGTGCTCGCTCCGCCGCGGCGGTTGCGCGTGTTGCTGGTGACGGAGGGCAACACGTTTCTCGAACGCGTGGTGCGCAGCATCGGCGTGCGTCGCATGGTGGCGATGACCCCGAACCGCTACGCGGCGCAAGACCCCGAGCGCCTTCGCCGAGGCGGCTGGAGCGACGTCGGCCAGAGCGTCGGGGATGAAGACGGGTTCGACGTGATCATCTTTGATGCGTATGCGCCGGAGCAACGGCCGGCGGTGAACAGCCTTTACTTCGCGGCCGTGCCGCCGATTGAGGACCTGGCGCTGCGAGCAGCGCGCGAAGATGAGCGGGCCACGCAGGTCGTGCTCGACTGGCAACGGGACCATCCGATCATGCGGCATGTGGTGCTCGATGATGTGGCGATGTCGCGGCCGGGGCGGTTGATGCTGCCGATGGACGCGGACATGCTGGCGATGGGCGAAGGCGGGCCGGTGATCGCGACGCTTCGACATGAAGGTGTGCAGCATGTGGTGACGGCGTTCGACACGTTGCAGACCAACTGGCCGTTGTATGTGAGCTTTCCGGTGTTCATCTCGAATGTGATGCAGACGCTGGGGCTCGGCTCGCTGGCGGACGAGGCGGGGGTGATGTATCGCGCGGGGGAGGCGGCGGCGCTGCCTTACGCGGGCGACGCGGCGACGGTGAGCTACACCGGCCCCGTGCCGTTGAGCGGGCGACGGTCGGGGCGTGAGATGGTGTTGTCGCCGTTTGAACGTGTGGGGGTGTATCGCACGACGGATAGCGACGTCGAGCCGCCGTTCGATCGCCTTGCTGTGAATCTGCTCGACGCGCGGGAAAGCGACCTTCGCCCGGCCGAGCAGTTGCAGGTCGGCACGCGCACCGCCACAACGCAAGGCCGCGATGCGACGACGCGACGCGAAGTGTGGCCTTGGTTTGTCTGGGCGGCGCTGGCGTTTCTCATGGTGGAGTGGCTGGTCTACACTCGCCGAATGCACATCTGA
- a CDS encoding site-2 protease family protein yields MFGPRFHILNLFGFPIYVDLSWFIIVVLITWSLAEGLFGAEQWYPELADEPTLRWAMGFAGAIGLFVSVVLHELGHAKVAEWFGVPMKGITLFIFGGVAEMTQEPPSAKAEFWVAIAGPIVSVAVGCTAAVLWGAGHFVGLGVPFTSVIGYLAIINIVLVVFNMIPAFPLDGGRVLRSIIWAWSGQLNKATRVTSQIGSGFGIALMILAVLRLIMGDILGAVWWFLIGMFLRAAAQMSYQRLLARRALEGETLERFMKQNPVTLNVDVPIDRVVDDFLYRYNYKMFPVVEDGDRVVGCITINQIKALPREKWEQTRVSDVYEPCDDTNTIQLDKDPLDALTAMSQTQRSRLIVLEGDRLVGIVSLKDLMDFLSMKIELEEVR; encoded by the coding sequence ATGTTCGGACCCCGGTTTCACATACTCAACCTGTTCGGCTTTCCCATTTACGTCGACCTGAGCTGGTTCATCATCGTGGTGCTCATCACGTGGTCGCTGGCGGAGGGGTTGTTCGGCGCCGAGCAGTGGTATCCCGAGCTGGCTGACGAGCCGACGTTGCGGTGGGCGATGGGGTTTGCGGGCGCGATCGGTCTTTTCGTGTCGGTCGTGCTGCACGAGCTTGGCCACGCGAAGGTGGCCGAGTGGTTCGGCGTTCCGATGAAAGGCATCACGCTGTTCATCTTCGGCGGCGTGGCGGAGATGACACAGGAACCGCCGAGCGCGAAGGCGGAGTTCTGGGTCGCCATCGCCGGGCCGATCGTCAGCGTGGCCGTCGGGTGCACAGCGGCGGTCTTGTGGGGCGCGGGCCACTTCGTGGGACTCGGCGTGCCGTTTACTTCCGTCATCGGCTACCTGGCGATCATCAACATCGTGCTCGTCGTGTTCAACATGATCCCCGCCTTCCCGCTCGACGGCGGACGCGTGCTCCGCTCGATCATCTGGGCATGGTCGGGCCAACTCAACAAGGCCACCCGCGTAACGTCGCAGATCGGCTCAGGCTTCGGCATCGCGCTGATGATCCTGGCGGTGCTTCGGCTGATCATGGGCGACATCCTCGGCGCCGTCTGGTGGTTCCTCATCGGCATGTTCCTCCGCGCCGCAGCGCAGATGTCTTACCAGCGATTGCTCGCAAGGCGGGCGCTCGAAGGTGAAACACTCGAACGCTTCATGAAGCAGAACCCGGTCACGCTGAACGTCGACGTGCCGATCGATCGCGTCGTCGATGACTTTCTCTATCGCTACAACTACAAGATGTTCCCCGTCGTGGAAGACGGCGACCGCGTCGTCGGCTGCATCACCATCAATCAGATCAAAGCGCTGCCACGCGAAAAGTGGGAGCAAACGCGTGTGTCCGACGTGTACGAGCCTTGCGATGACACGAACACGATCCAGCTCGACAAAGACCCGCTCGACGCGCTCACCGCCATGTCGCAGACGCAACGCTCACGACTGATCGTGCTCGAAGGTGATCGACTTGTGGGGATCGTGTCGTTGAAGGATCTGATGGATTTTCTATCAATGAAGATCGAGTTGGAAGAAGTACGTTGA
- a CDS encoding ATP-binding protein gives MATYDWSDNDPPRTLWAEAWRPALRLAGVYLVVATTWIIASDWVVDQITDDPVLVKQLQTFKGMCFVLISAGLLLFMAYTRLARLTQSQQELARSRRVLKTLLGNLPGMAYRCLNDGAYTPIIVSEGAKELTGYEAETFRNGQRSLIELLHPDDMLRVRQHVDRAVALKAPFRLEYRLPRADGTIRWVCEQGIPVFNEEGELEALEGFVTDIHERKRAEQLERERRQLVETRRSMEHDLGVIGHEMRTPLASLRAVAELLMTETNVDLGQQEQLLRAIHDETLRMTEMANNMLEAARLKQAGVSSQWDTVSLAELCQSATSVIQPLVNPTRVTLETEIEAAGLTMRGDFSSLRRLLINLLSNAARHTQDGSIRLCVRTEYDAEHHPCVHLSVQDSGNGIHPDRAKLLGIAFALHHGREDNSGAGLGLTICRDIARSHGGNISFQSMPGEGATFHVRLRTDLDGPQEADEDSAIESESVVI, from the coding sequence TTGGCCACGTACGACTGGAGCGATAACGACCCACCCCGCACGCTGTGGGCGGAGGCCTGGCGACCGGCGCTTCGGTTGGCGGGGGTGTATCTCGTTGTCGCGACGACGTGGATTATCGCCTCCGACTGGGTGGTCGACCAGATCACGGATGATCCGGTGCTTGTCAAACAGTTGCAGACGTTCAAGGGCATGTGCTTCGTGCTGATCTCTGCCGGGCTGCTGCTGTTCATGGCGTACACCCGTCTGGCACGCCTGACGCAATCCCAGCAGGAGCTTGCCCGGTCGCGGCGTGTACTGAAAACGCTGCTGGGCAATCTGCCGGGCATGGCCTACCGCTGCCTCAACGACGGGGCCTACACACCCATCATTGTCAGCGAAGGGGCCAAGGAACTCACCGGCTACGAAGCCGAAACCTTTCGCAACGGCCAGCGGTCGCTCATCGAATTGCTACATCCCGATGACATGTTGCGCGTCAGGCAACATGTCGACCGCGCGGTGGCGCTGAAAGCGCCGTTTCGCCTCGAGTACCGTCTGCCCCGCGCCGACGGGACCATACGCTGGGTCTGCGAGCAGGGCATTCCGGTCTTCAACGAGGAAGGCGAGCTTGAAGCGCTGGAGGGTTTCGTCACCGACATCCACGAGCGCAAGCGAGCCGAGCAGCTCGAACGCGAACGCCGACAGCTTGTCGAAACCCGCCGATCCATGGAGCATGACCTTGGTGTGATCGGGCACGAGATGCGAACGCCGCTGGCGAGCCTGCGAGCCGTCGCCGAACTGCTCATGACCGAAACCAACGTCGACCTCGGCCAGCAGGAGCAGCTGCTGCGGGCGATCCACGACGAGACGCTTCGCATGACGGAGATGGCGAATAACATGCTCGAAGCCGCCCGACTGAAGCAGGCCGGCGTAAGCAGCCAGTGGGACACCGTCTCGCTCGCCGAGCTGTGCCAGAGCGCCACCTCGGTCATTCAGCCGTTGGTGAACCCCACGCGCGTCACGCTCGAAACCGAGATCGAGGCGGCTGGCCTGACCATGCGCGGCGACTTCTCCAGCCTGCGACGCCTGCTGATCAACCTGCTGAGCAACGCCGCCCGCCACACCCAGGACGGCAGCATCCGCCTCTGCGTCCGCACGGAATACGACGCGGAACACCACCCCTGTGTCCACCTCTCCGTACAGGACAGTGGCAACGGCATCCACCCCGATCGCGCGAAGCTATTGGGAATCGCTTTCGCCCTGCACCACGGCCGCGAGGACAACAGCGGCGCGGGTCTGGGCCTGACCATCTGCCGGGACATCGCCCGATCGCACGGCGGCAACATTTCCTTCCAGAGCATGCCCGGCGAAGGCGCGACCTTCCACGTCCGCCTCCGCACGGATCTGGACGGTCCGCAAGAAGCCGACGAAGACTCGGCCATCGAATCCGAATCTGTCGTTATCTGA
- the secA gene encoding preprotein translocase subunit SecA — MVIQTFSKTLTKIFGSRNQRLIKAYRRRVELINEQEASVSQLTDAELKAKTSAFRERREKGERVRDMLPEVMAVAREAMDRAVGIRNIFNPHAEFDASQLPADIRKTYDRIKAEADQLEPKPVLGGEGEAGALPGWMQVEIPNEIYSAVREIYPKSKPPFRARPFDVQLIGGMVLYEGKIAEMKTGEGKTIVGPLACYAAAIDGLQCHVITVNDYLVQRDRDWVFPFYQWLDLTVGAIHPYHMQPPQLKAQAYQCDVLYGTNSEFGFDYLRDNMKLSAAEQVQKRRDFCIVDEVDSILIDEARTPLIISGPAKNDAPRYKLADDIAKHLMVKQRDWDAANAKVEAAERKLKGMEGDIRNARDKARSNELREQMKQLEQELPQLEDQRDQFIQYYEVELDKKAAHLTHEGVAEAQKQAGIGSFYVGNNMDFPHLLENALRAHAVYKRDKDYVVRDGEVIIVDENTGRLMVGRQWSDGLHQAVESKENVKIKQETQTLATVTLQNFFKLYKRLAGMTGTAITEATEFNEIYKLDVVCIPTNVAVVRSDRNDLIFLSAKDKWNSILDEIKRVHDLGRPVLVGTTSVEKSEMLSQMLTKKHGVKHEVLNAKQHEREASIVEHAGELGMVMIATNMAGRGTDIKLRPIKREDLVRHWQQRNLLPAKATAEMSDDELIAQSYRHQAQHTLGLKKGDAEAMSDDDLKLKLLQHWCEQDAWIEHDKALRMDMEQCLATLDTLPDYQRHRLRIYTHTEEMGGLHIVGTERHESRRIDNQLRGRAGRQGDNGSSRFFISLEDDLMKMFAGKATLTALSKLGMKEGDAIEHKWVTKSVERAQRKVEERNYQIRKQLLDYDEVMEHQRNGFYGIRQDVLEGKHVSELIFEYIADSIDDAVETYLAADYVKSQAAEWCRSNLDVSIDPGKLPALEDLDEIAEAVRKSARSDVEQVVELSLGEYMSDDIPPDDWDLRGLQQWAMSRFNVDLKQNQVREMNPKQVQHLLVAAAIEQIEKKDLSGLSKYIDKLYGQKELASWARNKFGIELNPEELAEWDADEAGEKIFEQAKQAYQRREITYPVEFIMDLVFQGAQQDQNWAIGQLIGFAKQRFQLDWTPETVVGMNGKEIHAKLTEAAEQWLEGDKLDEQAKQKATQYGDDVDGLAAWMQERFGVKVDKDELAKESDRAAFIARRGREVLRQELTQLERFVLLQILDMVWKDHLYAMDQLKDSVGLRGYAQQDPRIEYKREGSRLYGQMQSNVRDRVTELIFRAKLTPNVQLKSAYGNQQQARHEEAGSTVQRTAAQQPVGAGAAAAAAGAGSADQQADRDAAEQAGGGDEARKRNMTRKQRRAAEARDRKTGPADAAKKRRKKSR, encoded by the coding sequence ATGGTTATCCAGACATTCAGCAAGACCCTCACCAAGATTTTCGGCTCACGCAACCAGCGGCTCATCAAGGCCTACCGCCGACGCGTCGAGTTGATCAACGAACAGGAAGCCAGCGTCAGTCAGCTCACCGACGCTGAGCTCAAGGCGAAGACCAGCGCGTTCCGCGAACGTCGCGAGAAAGGCGAGCGCGTCCGCGACATGCTCCCGGAAGTCATGGCGGTCGCCCGCGAAGCGATGGACCGGGCGGTGGGCATCCGCAACATCTTCAACCCCCACGCCGAGTTCGACGCGTCGCAACTGCCCGCCGACATCCGCAAGACCTACGACCGCATCAAGGCCGAGGCCGACCAGCTCGAACCCAAGCCCGTGCTCGGCGGCGAGGGCGAAGCCGGCGCTCTGCCCGGCTGGATGCAGGTCGAAATCCCCAACGAGATCTACAGCGCCGTCCGTGAGATCTACCCCAAGAGCAAGCCCCCCTTCCGCGCCCGCCCGTTCGACGTGCAGCTGATCGGCGGCATGGTGCTTTATGAAGGCAAGATCGCCGAAATGAAGACCGGCGAAGGCAAGACCATCGTCGGCCCGCTCGCCTGCTATGCCGCGGCGATCGACGGCCTGCAATGCCACGTCATCACCGTCAACGACTACCTCGTCCAACGCGACCGCGACTGGGTCTTCCCCTTCTACCAGTGGCTGGACCTGACCGTCGGCGCGATCCACCCCTACCACATGCAGCCGCCGCAGCTCAAGGCCCAGGCCTACCAATGCGACGTGCTCTACGGCACGAACAGCGAGTTCGGCTTCGACTACCTTCGCGACAACATGAAGCTCTCCGCCGCCGAGCAGGTGCAAAAGCGACGCGACTTCTGCATCGTCGACGAGGTCGACTCCATCCTCATCGACGAGGCCCGCACACCGCTGATCATCTCCGGCCCGGCGAAGAACGACGCGCCCCGCTACAAGCTCGCCGACGACATCGCCAAACACCTCATGGTCAAGCAGCGTGACTGGGACGCCGCCAACGCCAAGGTCGAAGCCGCCGAGCGCAAGCTCAAAGGCATGGAAGGCGACATCCGCAACGCCCGCGACAAGGCCCGCTCCAACGAGCTGCGCGAGCAGATGAAGCAGCTTGAACAAGAGCTGCCCCAACTCGAAGACCAGCGCGACCAGTTCATCCAGTATTACGAAGTCGAGCTGGACAAGAAGGCGGCGCACCTGACGCACGAAGGCGTCGCCGAAGCGCAGAAGCAGGCGGGCATCGGCTCGTTCTACGTCGGCAACAACATGGACTTCCCGCACCTGCTTGAAAATGCGCTGCGGGCCCACGCCGTCTATAAGCGTGACAAGGACTACGTCGTCCGCGACGGCGAGGTGATCATCGTTGACGAAAACACCGGCCGACTGATGGTCGGTCGGCAGTGGTCCGACGGCCTGCACCAGGCGGTCGAGTCGAAAGAAAACGTCAAGATCAAGCAGGAGACGCAGACGCTCGCCACCGTCACGCTGCAGAACTTCTTCAAGCTCTACAAGCGACTCGCGGGCATGACCGGTACCGCCATCACCGAGGCGACCGAGTTCAACGAAATCTACAAGCTCGACGTCGTCTGCATCCCCACCAACGTGGCCGTCGTGCGCAGCGACCGCAACGACCTGATCTTCCTCTCCGCGAAGGATAAGTGGAACTCGATCCTCGATGAGATCAAGCGCGTGCACGACCTCGGCAGGCCTGTGCTCGTGGGCACGACCAGCGTTGAGAAGAGTGAGATGCTCTCGCAGATGCTCACCAAGAAGCATGGCGTGAAACACGAAGTGCTCAACGCCAAGCAGCACGAACGCGAAGCGAGCATCGTTGAGCACGCCGGCGAACTGGGCATGGTGATGATCGCGACCAACATGGCCGGCCGCGGCACGGACATCAAGCTCCGCCCCATCAAGCGCGAAGACCTCGTCCGCCACTGGCAGCAGCGCAACCTGCTGCCCGCCAAAGCCACCGCCGAGATGAGCGACGACGAGCTGATCGCCCAGAGCTATCGCCATCAGGCCCAGCATACGCTTGGCCTGAAAAAAGGCGACGCCGAGGCGATGAGCGACGACGACCTCAAGCTCAAGCTGCTTCAACACTGGTGCGAGCAGGACGCGTGGATCGAGCACGACAAGGCGTTGCGCATGGACATGGAGCAATGCCTCGCAACCCTCGACACGCTGCCGGACTATCAGCGGCATCGCCTGCGCATTTACACGCACACGGAAGAGATGGGCGGCCTGCACATCGTCGGCACGGAGCGGCACGAGTCTCGCCGCATCGACAATCAGCTTCGCGGCCGAGCGGGTCGACAGGGCGACAACGGCTCCAGCCGATTCTTCATCAGCCTCGAAGACGACCTGATGAAGATGTTCGCGGGCAAGGCGACGCTGACCGCGCTTTCCAAGCTGGGCATGAAGGAAGGCGACGCCATCGAGCACAAGTGGGTCACGAAAAGCGTCGAGCGCGCCCAGCGCAAGGTCGAAGAACGCAACTACCAGATCCGCAAGCAACTGCTCGACTACGACGAGGTGATGGAGCACCAGCGCAACGGCTTTTACGGCATTCGGCAGGACGTGCTCGAAGGCAAGCATGTGTCGGAGTTGATCTTTGAATACATCGCCGACTCGATCGACGATGCGGTGGAGACGTATCTCGCGGCCGACTATGTGAAATCGCAGGCGGCCGAGTGGTGTCGGTCGAATCTGGACGTGAGCATCGATCCGGGCAAACTGCCGGCGTTGGAAGATCTGGACGAGATCGCGGAAGCGGTGCGCAAGTCGGCGCGGTCGGATGTGGAGCAGGTGGTGGAGTTGTCGCTGGGTGAATACATGTCCGACGACATTCCGCCAGACGACTGGGACCTGCGCGGCTTGCAGCAGTGGGCGATGAGCCGATTCAACGTCGACCTGAAGCAGAACCAGGTGCGGGAGATGAATCCCAAGCAGGTGCAGCATTTGCTTGTGGCCGCGGCGATCGAGCAGATCGAAAAGAAAGACCTCTCCGGCCTGAGCAAGTACATCGACAAGTTGTACGGCCAGAAGGAGCTTGCAAGCTGGGCACGAAACAAGTTCGGCATTGAGCTGAACCCGGAAGAGCTCGCCGAGTGGGATGCCGACGAAGCCGGCGAAAAGATTTTCGAGCAGGCGAAGCAGGCCTACCAGCGGCGCGAGATCACGTACCCGGTTGAGTTCATCATGGACCTGGTGTTCCAGGGCGCGCAGCAGGATCAGAACTGGGCGATCGGCCAACTGATCGGGTTCGCGAAGCAGCGGTTCCAACTCGACTGGACACCCGAGACGGTCGTGGGCATGAACGGCAAGGAGATTCATGCCAAGCTCACCGAGGCCGCTGAGCAGTGGCTTGAAGGTGACAAGCTCGATGAGCAGGCGAAGCAGAAGGCGACGCAGTACGGCGACGACGTCGACGGCCTCGCGGCATGGATGCAGGAACGCTTCGGCGTGAAGGTGGATAAGGATGAACTGGCGAAGGAAAGCGACCGCGCTGCGTTCATCGCCCGTCGCGGACGCGAAGTGCTTCGGCAGGAGCTGACGCAACTCGAACGGTTCGTGCTGCTTCAGATTCTGGACATGGTCTGGAAGGACCACCTCTACGCGATGGACCAGCTCAAGGACTCGGTCGGCCTGCGCGGTTACGCGCAGCAGGACCCGCGCATCGAGTACAAGCGCGAGGGCAGCCGACTGTACGGGCAGATGCAGAGCAACGTGCGCGACCGCGTGACGGAGCTGATTTTCCGAGCGAAGCTCACGCCCAACGTGCAGCTGAAAAGCGCCTATGGCAACCAGCAGCAGGCCCGCCACGAGGAGGCCGGATCAACGGTGCAGCGGACGGCGGCGCAGCAGCCGGTGGGTGCGGGTGCGGCGGCGGCCGCGGCGGGCGCCGGCTCGGCGGACCAGCAGGCGGACCGCGACGCGGCGGAGCAGGCGGGCGGAGGTGACGAGGCCCGTAAGCGAAACATGACGCGGAAGCAGCGTCGCGCCGCCGAGGCCCGGGATCGCAAGACCGGCCCCGCCGACGCCGCGAAGAAGCGCCGAAAGAAGAGCCGCTGA
- a CDS encoding glutamate-5-semialdehyde dehydrogenase: protein MTSPTAQTAGQADAASVTELCNDLAKRAGAASRALAGVSGEQRNAALHAIAEAIASAGDALKQANEKDLAAGREAGLAAAMLDRLTLTDARIAGMADAVRQIAAQADPLGRVMEGRVLPNGIRLQKVRVPIGVVLIIFESRPNVTCDAAALCLKSGNAVILRGGKEAKHSNAAIANCVRAGMEKAGLPAGASDAVQLVPTTDRAAVSELLKMEGRIDVCIPRGGESLIRAVVEQAHIPVIKHYTGNCHLYIDAACDEAMAVEIAVNAKTQRPGVCNATETIIVHREAADRGVLKQVCEALAGKGVEVRGDARTCCYYTEAKTAEEADWSAEYLDLVVAVRVVDGIECAIDHINRYGSKHTDAIVTTQVAAADRFVQAVDSANVFVNCSTRFSDGGQYGLGAEIGISTDKLHARGPMGADDLTTYKWVAYGNGQVRS, encoded by the coding sequence TTGACCTCACCCACGGCTCAGACGGCGGGCCAGGCCGACGCCGCCAGTGTGACGGAATTGTGCAACGACCTTGCCAAGCGGGCCGGTGCTGCCAGCCGAGCGCTTGCGGGCGTGTCGGGCGAGCAGCGCAACGCGGCGCTGCACGCCATCGCCGAGGCGATCGCGTCGGCGGGCGATGCGCTCAAGCAGGCCAACGAGAAAGACCTCGCGGCCGGGCGTGAGGCGGGGCTCGCGGCGGCGATGCTGGATCGCCTGACACTGACCGACGCTCGGATCGCGGGCATGGCGGACGCGGTACGGCAGATCGCGGCGCAGGCCGACCCGCTCGGGCGGGTGATGGAAGGGCGGGTGCTGCCGAACGGGATTCGGCTGCAGAAGGTGCGCGTGCCGATCGGGGTGGTGCTGATCATCTTCGAGAGTCGGCCGAACGTGACTTGTGACGCGGCGGCGCTCTGCCTCAAGAGCGGTAACGCCGTGATCCTGCGCGGCGGCAAGGAGGCGAAGCACTCCAACGCCGCGATCGCAAACTGCGTACGGGCGGGCATGGAGAAGGCGGGCTTGCCTGCGGGGGCGAGCGATGCTGTGCAGCTCGTGCCCACAACAGACCGTGCCGCGGTGAGCGAACTGCTGAAGATGGAAGGGCGGATCGACGTGTGCATCCCACGCGGCGGCGAGTCGCTGATCCGCGCGGTGGTTGAGCAGGCCCACATCCCGGTGATCAAGCATTACACCGGCAACTGTCACCTTTACATTGACGCGGCGTGCGATGAGGCGATGGCGGTGGAGATTGCGGTCAACGCCAAGACGCAGCGGCCGGGCGTTTGCAATGCGACCGAGACGATCATCGTGCATCGCGAGGCCGCCGACCGCGGCGTGCTCAAGCAGGTGTGCGAAGCGCTCGCAGGCAAGGGCGTGGAAGTGCGCGGCGACGCACGAACGTGTTGCTACTACACCGAGGCGAAGACCGCTGAGGAAGCCGACTGGTCCGCGGAATACCTCGACCTGGTCGTCGCGGTGCGTGTGGTCGACGGCATCGAATGCGCGATTGACCACATCAACCGCTACGGCAGCAAGCACACCGACGCGATCGTGACGACGCAGGTCGCCGCGGCCGACCGGTTCGTGCAGGCGGTCGACTCGGCGAACGTATTCGTCAACTGCTCGACGCGTTTCAGCGACGGTGGACAGTACGGGCTCGGTGCGGAAATCGGCATCAGCACCGACAAACTGCACGCCCGCGGGCCGATGGGCGCCGACGATCTGACGACCTACAAGTGGGTCGCGTACGGCAACGGGCAGGTGCGCAGCTAA